In one window of Erwinia tasmaniensis Et1/99 DNA:
- a CDS encoding D-hexose-6-phosphate mutarotase translates to MNENLFNLPVIHQLTPWLSQRQMGELPVIVIAHPKVRAAVTLQGAQLVAWQPAGEKPVIWVSDKTPWTEGKAIRGGIPVCWPWFGPAGEPAHGFARNLPWKLSAHDENERCVMLTLVLESNEKTRKLWPHDFTLFARFRFGERCEVELEAHGEFEATAALHSYFAVADIAGVTVSGLGPGYIDKVNGGVEGVSVDGTQTYSQRTDRIFTQPTDCSVIDDKAGQRVIEVHHHHHSDVVTWNPGAELSCSMGDMANEGYKTMVCVETAHISQPMLSTDDRPARLATTLLVRSKK, encoded by the coding sequence GTGAACGAGAATCTCTTCAACCTGCCGGTGATCCACCAGTTAACCCCCTGGCTCTCGCAGCGTCAGATGGGTGAGCTGCCGGTTATTGTCATCGCTCACCCGAAGGTGCGCGCAGCCGTCACGTTGCAGGGGGCTCAACTGGTCGCCTGGCAGCCCGCCGGGGAAAAACCCGTCATTTGGGTCAGTGATAAAACGCCCTGGACCGAGGGTAAAGCGATTCGCGGCGGCATACCCGTTTGTTGGCCCTGGTTTGGCCCGGCTGGCGAACCTGCGCATGGCTTCGCCCGTAATCTGCCGTGGAAGCTCTCCGCGCACGATGAGAACGAGCGCTGCGTCATGCTGACGCTGGTACTGGAAAGCAATGAGAAAACCAGGAAGTTATGGCCGCATGACTTCACCCTGTTTGCCCGTTTCCGCTTCGGCGAACGCTGTGAAGTTGAGCTGGAAGCACACGGTGAATTTGAAGCAACAGCCGCGCTACACAGCTACTTTGCCGTGGCTGATATCGCAGGCGTCACCGTCAGCGGCCTGGGGCCGGGCTATATCGATAAAGTCAACGGCGGCGTCGAGGGGGTATCCGTGGACGGTACGCAGACCTACTCACAGCGGACGGATCGTATTTTTACCCAGCCCACCGATTGTAGCGTGATTGACGATAAGGCAGGGCAGCGAGTTATAGAAGTGCATCACCACCACCATAGTGACGTTGTCACGTGGAATCCGGGTGCCGAGCTATCTTGCAGTATGGGAGATATGGCCAACGAGGGTTACAAAACGATGGTGTGCGTGGAAACTGCGCACATCAGTCAACCCATGCTCAGCACCGACGACCGGCCTGCCCGTCTGGCAACCACGCTGCTGGTCCGCAGCAAAAAGTGA
- the gapA gene encoding glyceraldehyde-3-phosphate dehydrogenase translates to MTIKVGINGFGRIGRIVFRAAQERSDVEIVAINDLLDAEYMAYMLKYDSTHGRFNGTVEVKDGHLVVNGKTIRVTAERDPANLKWNEAGVDVVAEATGIFLTDETARKHIEAGAKKVVLTGPSKDDTPMFVMGVNHKSYDGQDIVSNASCTTNCLAPLAKVINDKFGIVEALMTTVHATTATQKTVDGPSHKDWRGGRGASQNIIPSSTGAAKAVGKVIPELNGKLTGMAFRVPTPNVSVVDLTARLEKPASYKEICAAIKAAAEGEMKGVLGYTEDEVVSTDFNGETLTSIFDAKAGIALNDNFVKLVSWYDNETGYSNKVLDLVAHIAK, encoded by the coding sequence ATGACTATCAAAGTAGGTATCAACGGTTTTGGCCGTATCGGTCGCATCGTTTTCCGTGCTGCTCAGGAACGTTCTGATGTAGAAATCGTTGCTATCAACGATCTGCTCGACGCAGAGTACATGGCTTACATGCTGAAGTACGACTCAACTCACGGCCGTTTTAACGGCACCGTAGAAGTCAAAGACGGCCATCTGGTTGTCAACGGTAAAACCATTCGTGTTACCGCTGAGCGCGATCCGGCAAACCTGAAGTGGAACGAAGCGGGTGTTGATGTTGTTGCTGAAGCAACCGGTATCTTCCTGACCGACGAAACTGCTCGTAAACACATCGAAGCAGGCGCGAAGAAGGTTGTACTGACTGGCCCATCTAAAGATGATACCCCAATGTTCGTCATGGGCGTAAACCACAAGTCTTACGACGGTCAGGATATCGTTTCTAACGCATCTTGCACCACCAACTGCCTGGCACCGCTGGCAAAAGTGATCAACGACAAGTTCGGCATCGTTGAAGCACTGATGACCACCGTTCACGCGACTACAGCGACCCAGAAGACCGTCGATGGCCCGTCACACAAAGACTGGCGCGGCGGCCGTGGCGCGTCCCAGAACATCATCCCATCCTCTACCGGTGCTGCTAAAGCGGTAGGTAAAGTGATCCCAGAGCTGAACGGCAAACTGACCGGTATGGCGTTCCGCGTTCCTACCCCTAACGTTTCTGTTGTCGATCTGACTGCTCGCCTGGAAAAACCGGCTTCTTACAAAGAAATTTGTGCAGCGATCAAAGCCGCTGCTGAAGGTGAGATGAAAGGCGTTCTGGGCTACACTGAAGACGAAGTGGTTTCTACCGATTTCAACGGTGAAACTCTGACTTCTATCTTCGACGCGAAAGCCGGTATTGCGCTGAACGACAACTTCGTGAAGCTGGTATCCTGGTACGACAACGAAACAGGCTACTCCAACAAGGTTCTGGACCTGGTTGCTCACATCGCTAAATAA
- the msrB gene encoding peptide-methionine (R)-S-oxide reductase MsrB produces MAKQDNSSSHENTLTEMQRYVTQEHGTEPPYSGKLLHNKDEGIYHCLICRAPLFLSDSKYDSGCGWPSFYQPFSPEAIRYLEDDSHGMQRVEIRCGSCDAHLGHVFPDGPQPTGERFCVNSASLSFTDDNGNKTLG; encoded by the coding sequence ATGGCTAAACAAGATAATTCCTCATCCCACGAAAACACCCTGACGGAAATGCAGCGCTACGTGACGCAGGAGCACGGCACTGAACCTCCCTATTCAGGTAAGCTGCTGCATAACAAGGACGAGGGCATTTACCACTGCCTGATTTGTCGTGCGCCGTTGTTTTTGTCCGACTCTAAATACGATTCCGGCTGCGGTTGGCCCAGTTTTTATCAGCCTTTCAGCCCTGAGGCTATCCGCTATCTTGAGGATGACAGCCACGGTATGCAGCGCGTCGAAATACGCTGCGGCAGCTGTGATGCGCACCTGGGGCACGTATTTCCGGATGGCCCACAGCCGACCGGCGAACGGTTTTGTGTCAATTCAGCCTCACTAAGTTTTACCGATGATAACGGCAATAAAACGTTGGGCTAA
- a CDS encoding YeaC family protein, translating into MQLDEMIAGMTQEVYQRLVTAVETGKWADGVALTPEQKEHSLQLVLLWQAHNNDDPQHMSVAKGGEIVMKSKKQLKEEFGIRDEAVTRIRLR; encoded by the coding sequence ATGCAACTGGATGAGATGATTGCCGGCATGACGCAGGAGGTCTACCAGCGTCTGGTCACCGCCGTAGAAACCGGTAAGTGGGCCGATGGCGTCGCGCTGACCCCGGAGCAGAAAGAGCACAGCCTACAGCTGGTGCTGCTGTGGCAGGCGCACAACAACGACGATCCGCAGCATATGAGCGTGGCAAAGGGGGGAGAGATAGTGATGAAGAGTAAAAAACAGCTGAAAGAGGAGTTCGGCATCCGCGATGAAGCCGTCACGCGGATCCGGCTACGGTAG
- the pncA gene encoding bifunctional nicotinamidase/pyrazinamidase, protein MRGRQALLLIDLQNDFCSGGALAVREGEQTIAVANRLAAEFQQRGETVIATLDWHPAGHGSFASSAGTTPGTLGQLHGLPQIWWPDHCVQHSDGAQLHPALDRAAIDLLVHKGENAEIDSYSAFYDNGHRQQTVLDGWLKEHGVTALTIMGLATDYCVKFSVLDALALGYQVTVVAEGCRGVNLHPDDSRNALTDMVQAGASLM, encoded by the coding sequence ATGCGTGGACGCCAGGCGCTGTTGTTAATCGACCTGCAAAATGACTTTTGTTCCGGCGGTGCGCTGGCGGTGCGTGAGGGAGAACAGACCATTGCCGTAGCTAACCGCCTTGCCGCAGAGTTTCAGCAGCGCGGCGAAACGGTGATAGCCACGCTCGACTGGCACCCTGCGGGGCACGGCAGTTTCGCCTCCAGTGCCGGAACAACGCCGGGCACCCTTGGCCAACTGCACGGTTTGCCGCAGATATGGTGGCCGGACCACTGCGTACAACACAGCGACGGCGCGCAGCTGCACCCGGCACTGGATCGTGCGGCGATCGACCTGCTGGTACACAAAGGTGAGAATGCGGAAATCGATAGCTACAGTGCGTTTTATGATAATGGCCATCGCCAACAAACCGTGCTGGACGGCTGGCTGAAGGAGCACGGCGTGACGGCACTCACGATAATGGGTCTGGCTACCGACTACTGCGTTAAATTTAGCGTGCTGGACGCCCTGGCGCTGGGTTATCAGGTCACCGTGGTGGCCGAGGGCTGTCGCGGGGTCAATCTGCACCCAGACGACAGTCGGAACGCCCTAACAGACATGGTTCAGGCAGGTGCCAGCCTGATGTAA
- the ansA gene encoding asparaginase: MQKKSIYVAYTGGTIGMQRSEHGFVPVSGHLQHQLANMPEFHRPEMPDFTIHEYQPLIDSSDMTPQDWQIIADDIRQNYDRYDGFVILHGTDTMAFTASALSFMLENLAKPVIVTGSQIPLEQLRSDGQQNLLNSLFVAANYPINEVTLFFNNTLYRGNRTTKAHADGFNAFASPNLAPLLEAGIHIRRLNTAPAPTGGGELVVHHITPQPIGVVTLYPGISAEVVRNFLQQPVKALILRSYGVGNAPQNKAFLQELKAANERGIVVVNLTQCMSGKVNMGGYATGNALAHAGVVSGADLTVEATLTKLHYLLSQDLTSDEIRQLMKQNLRGELTPD; the protein is encoded by the coding sequence ATGCAAAAGAAATCCATTTACGTTGCCTACACGGGCGGCACTATCGGCATGCAGCGCTCCGAGCATGGCTTTGTTCCGGTTTCCGGCCATCTTCAGCACCAGCTCGCCAACATGCCGGAATTTCATCGGCCAGAAATGCCTGATTTCACCATCCATGAATATCAGCCCCTGATTGATTCTTCGGATATGACGCCGCAGGACTGGCAGATCATCGCCGACGATATACGGCAAAATTACGATCGTTACGATGGGTTTGTTATCCTGCACGGCACCGACACGATGGCATTCACCGCCTCAGCGCTCTCGTTTATGCTGGAAAACCTGGCCAAGCCGGTGATTGTGACAGGGTCACAAATCCCGCTTGAGCAGCTTCGCTCCGATGGACAGCAGAATTTGTTAAATTCACTGTTCGTCGCCGCTAACTATCCGATCAACGAAGTGACGCTGTTTTTCAATAACACACTATACCGCGGTAATCGTACCACTAAGGCTCATGCCGACGGCTTTAATGCTTTCGCCTCGCCCAATCTTGCACCGCTGCTGGAAGCAGGGATCCATATCCGCCGCCTGAACACCGCTCCTGCCCCAACGGGTGGGGGTGAGCTTGTGGTTCATCACATTACTCCGCAGCCAATCGGCGTGGTCACGCTCTATCCGGGAATTTCAGCCGAAGTGGTGCGAAATTTCCTGCAACAGCCGGTAAAAGCGTTGATCCTGCGCTCTTATGGCGTTGGCAATGCGCCGCAGAACAAAGCGTTTCTTCAGGAGCTGAAGGCCGCTAACGAACGCGGCATTGTGGTGGTCAATCTCACCCAGTGTATGTCCGGTAAGGTCAATATGGGAGGCTACGCCACCGGGAATGCGCTGGCGCATGCGGGCGTGGTGAGCGGAGCCGATTTAACCGTCGAAGCTACGCTGACCAAGCTGCATTATCTGCTGAGCCAGGATTTGACCAGCGATGAAATCCGCCAGTTGATGAAGCAAAATCTGCGCGGCGAGTTAACCCCTGACTGA
- the sppA gene encoding signal peptide peptidase SppA, whose amino-acid sequence MHVLWRIIATIFKWSWRVLNFVRECILNLFLVLLIVVAAGIWFQFHSASTAADTQKGALIVDLSGVVVDKPTVSNKMSRISRQLLGAGNDPLKENSLFDIVDAIRQAKGDDNITGMVLDLRNFGGADQPSLQYIGKTLREFRDSGKPIFATGESYSQAQYYLASFANKIYLSPQGNVDLHGFATNSLYYKTLIDKLKISSHVFRVGTYKSAVEPFLRDDMSPAARDADGRWVGELWENYLNTLAANRQITPNQVFPGAQGVLDSLKKLGGDTAQYAKDNKLVDQLASSSLVERDLVKTFGWDKEAKNYRGTSIYDYRMKDANTVDGNVAVILASGAIMDGEEAPGSVGADTTALEIRSARLDPKIKAIVFRVNSPGGSVTASETIREELAAAKDAGKPVVVSMGGMAASGGYWVSTPANYVIASPATLTGSIGIFGVINTVENSLDAIGVHTDGVATSPLADVASTKALPSEVQQMMQLSIDKGYQNFIGLVAKSRNKTPVEIDRIAQGHVWTGNDAKANGLVDALGDFDDAVAKAAELAKLSKPQLSWYQDDPSLLDMLFNQMQVSVHAALPATLKAYFPAPVIDVMSAMQKQPGLMDNLNDPQNRYALCLNCGDVK is encoded by the coding sequence ATGCACGTATTATGGCGAATTATCGCTACTATCTTTAAGTGGTCATGGCGGGTACTGAATTTTGTGCGCGAATGTATTCTTAACCTATTCCTGGTCCTGCTGATTGTTGTCGCTGCGGGGATCTGGTTCCAGTTTCACAGCGCCAGCACGGCAGCGGATACGCAGAAAGGCGCACTGATTGTCGATCTGAGTGGTGTGGTGGTCGATAAGCCCACCGTCAGTAACAAAATGAGCAGGATCAGTCGCCAGCTGCTGGGCGCCGGCAACGATCCACTGAAGGAAAACTCGCTATTTGATATCGTAGATGCGATTCGTCAGGCAAAAGGCGATGACAATATCACCGGCATGGTGCTCGACCTGCGGAATTTCGGCGGGGCCGATCAGCCATCGTTGCAGTACATAGGCAAGACGCTGCGTGAATTCCGTGATAGCGGTAAGCCGATCTTCGCCACCGGAGAAAGCTACAGCCAGGCGCAGTACTACCTGGCAAGTTTCGCCAACAAAATTTATCTCTCACCGCAGGGTAACGTTGATCTTCATGGTTTTGCCACTAACAGCCTGTATTACAAGACGCTGATTGACAAGCTAAAGATCAGCTCTCACGTCTTCCGCGTCGGTACGTATAAGTCGGCGGTAGAGCCTTTCCTGCGTGACGATATGTCTCCGGCAGCACGCGATGCCGACGGCCGCTGGGTGGGTGAACTGTGGGAAAACTACCTGAACACGCTGGCCGCAAACCGCCAGATTACGCCAAATCAGGTCTTCCCTGGCGCACAGGGCGTACTTGACTCCCTGAAAAAGTTAGGGGGCGATACCGCTCAGTATGCGAAGGACAACAAACTGGTTGACCAGCTGGCTTCTTCCTCTCTGGTCGAACGCGATCTGGTTAAAACCTTCGGCTGGGATAAAGAGGCGAAGAACTATCGTGGCACCAGCATCTATGACTATCGGATGAAAGATGCCAACACCGTCGACGGTAATGTGGCGGTGATCCTGGCCAGCGGAGCGATCATGGATGGGGAAGAAGCCCCCGGCAGCGTTGGCGCAGATACCACGGCCCTGGAAATCCGCTCGGCGCGTCTTGATCCAAAGATTAAAGCCATTGTCTTCCGCGTTAACAGCCCTGGGGGCAGCGTAACGGCGTCCGAAACCATTCGTGAAGAGCTGGCGGCGGCGAAAGACGCCGGCAAGCCGGTGGTCGTTTCTATGGGCGGTATGGCTGCCTCCGGCGGCTATTGGGTATCCACGCCCGCCAATTATGTGATTGCCAGCCCGGCGACGTTAACCGGCTCTATCGGTATCTTCGGCGTGATTAACACCGTGGAGAACTCGCTGGATGCCATTGGTGTCCATACTGACGGCGTGGCGACGTCGCCGCTGGCGGACGTTGCCAGCACTAAGGCCCTGCCGTCGGAAGTACAGCAGATGATGCAGCTGAGTATCGATAAGGGCTATCAGAACTTTATTGGTCTGGTTGCAAAATCACGTAATAAAACGCCTGTGGAGATCGATCGGATAGCCCAGGGACACGTCTGGACCGGCAATGATGCTAAAGCTAATGGCCTGGTCGATGCGCTGGGTGATTTCGATGATGCGGTAGCCAAAGCAGCAGAGCTGGCAAAGTTGAGCAAGCCTCAGTTGAGCTGGTATCAGGATGATCCAAGCCTGCTGGACATGCTGTTCAACCAGATGCAGGTTTCTGTTCATGCAGCACTGCCGGCAACCCTGAAGGCATATTTCCCCGCGCCGGTGATAGATGTGATGTCAGCGATGCAGAAACAGCCCGGCCTGATGGATAACCTTAACGATCCGCAGAACCGCTATGCTCTCTGCCTGAATTGCGGTGACGTGAAATAA
- a CDS encoding NAD(P)H nitroreductase — MDALELLINRRSASRLAEPAPSGEALQNILRAGLRAPDHGTLKPWRFTIIEKEGRDRFSALLEKLARDEQQDEKAIEKAQRAPYRAPMIITVVAHCEDHPKVPRWEQLVSAGCAVMAMQMAAAAQGFNGIWRSGAWTEAQPVREAFNCRAQDAIVGFLYLGTPQLKSSASVVPPPDGSSLIDYF, encoded by the coding sequence ATGGATGCTCTGGAATTATTGATCAACCGCCGCTCTGCATCCCGACTGGCTGAGCCCGCGCCCTCTGGCGAGGCCCTGCAGAACATTTTACGTGCAGGTTTGCGGGCACCCGATCACGGCACGCTCAAGCCCTGGCGTTTTACCATTATAGAAAAAGAGGGGCGCGACCGTTTTAGCGCGTTGCTGGAGAAGCTGGCGCGCGACGAGCAGCAGGACGAGAAAGCCATAGAGAAAGCGCAGCGTGCGCCTTATCGGGCTCCGATGATCATTACCGTGGTGGCTCATTGTGAAGATCACCCAAAAGTACCGCGCTGGGAACAGCTGGTTTCCGCAGGATGTGCGGTGATGGCAATGCAAATGGCGGCCGCCGCGCAGGGATTTAACGGGATCTGGCGCAGCGGTGCATGGACTGAAGCACAGCCGGTGCGTGAGGCGTTTAACTGCCGCGCCCAGGATGCGATAGTCGGTTTCCTCTATCTGGGAACGCCGCAGCTCAAATCGTCAGCCAGTGTCGTGCCGCCGCCTGACGGCTCCTCCCTGATCGACTATTTTTAA
- a CDS encoding DNA topoisomerase III, with translation MRLFIAEKPSLARAIADVLPKPHRRGDGYIACGGDQVVTWCVGHLLEQAQPDSYNSRFARWSLADLPIVPEKWRLQPRPSVAKQLNVIKGLLEQASVVVHAGDPDREGQLLVDEVLDYLTLPAEKRAQVQRCLINDLNPQAVERAIGRLRENREFIPLCVSALARARADWLYGINMTRAYTLLGRNAGYDGVLSVGRVQTPVLGLVVRRDEDIENFVAKDFFEVRAHIVTPADERFVALWQPSDSCEPYQDEEGRLLHRPLAEHVVARINGQPAHVTSYNDKRENDTPPLPFSLSALQIEAGKRFGLSAQTVLDTCQRLYETHKLITYPRSDSRYLPDEHFAGRHAVLNAINLHQPDLSAPTDFNSDQKNRCWDDKKVDAHHAIIPTARSGQVRLTDNEGQIYRLIATQYLMQFCPDAVYRKCVIELDIAGGKFLAKARFLAEAGWRALLGSKERDEENDGTPLPVVAKGDALLCERGEVLEKQTQPPRPFTDATLLSAMTGIARFVQDKDLKKVLRATDGLGTEATRAGIIELLFKRTFLFKKGRYIHSSPAGRALIHSLPEMAARPDMTAQWESTLTKISEKQCRYQDFMSPLVETLHSLIHQARQQPAAHAFRGLPPPASDKVKKTRRKTTKKKESEA, from the coding sequence ATGCGTTTGTTTATTGCCGAAAAACCCAGTCTTGCCCGCGCCATTGCGGATGTCCTGCCGAAACCCCACCGCCGTGGTGACGGATATATTGCCTGTGGCGGCGATCAGGTCGTCACCTGGTGCGTCGGCCACCTGCTGGAGCAGGCGCAGCCCGACAGCTATAACAGCCGTTTTGCGCGCTGGTCATTAGCGGACTTGCCGATTGTGCCGGAAAAATGGCGCTTGCAGCCTCGCCCCTCGGTGGCAAAACAGCTCAACGTGATCAAAGGGCTGCTTGAGCAGGCCAGCGTGGTGGTTCATGCGGGAGACCCGGACCGCGAAGGTCAGCTGCTGGTCGATGAAGTGCTTGACTACCTGACGTTACCGGCCGAAAAGCGGGCGCAGGTGCAGCGCTGCCTGATCAATGACCTCAATCCCCAGGCGGTGGAAAGGGCGATCGGGCGGCTGCGTGAAAATCGCGAGTTTATTCCGCTGTGCGTTTCTGCCCTGGCGCGCGCGCGTGCCGACTGGCTGTACGGCATCAATATGACGCGAGCCTACACGTTGTTAGGGCGCAATGCCGGATATGATGGCGTGCTCTCCGTTGGGCGCGTTCAGACTCCGGTGCTGGGGCTGGTAGTGCGCCGCGATGAAGATATCGAAAACTTCGTAGCGAAGGACTTCTTTGAAGTGAGGGCGCATATCGTCACGCCCGCGGATGAGCGCTTTGTTGCCCTCTGGCAGCCGAGCGACTCCTGCGAGCCTTATCAGGATGAAGAAGGGCGTTTGTTGCATCGTCCGCTGGCCGAGCACGTGGTGGCACGGATTAACGGGCAGCCCGCGCATGTCACCAGCTACAATGATAAGCGCGAAAATGATACGCCGCCTTTGCCGTTCTCACTCTCTGCTCTACAGATTGAGGCGGGCAAACGCTTTGGGCTCAGCGCGCAGACGGTGCTGGATACCTGCCAGCGCCTGTACGAAACCCATAAGCTGATTACCTATCCGCGTTCAGACAGTCGCTACCTGCCCGATGAACACTTTGCCGGGCGTCATGCGGTGCTGAATGCGATCAATCTGCATCAGCCGGACCTGTCAGCACCGACCGATTTTAACAGCGACCAAAAAAACCGCTGTTGGGATGACAAAAAGGTCGATGCACACCATGCGATTATCCCGACCGCGCGCAGCGGTCAGGTCAGGCTGACGGATAATGAAGGGCAGATCTATCGCCTGATCGCCACCCAGTATCTGATGCAGTTCTGCCCTGATGCGGTTTATCGCAAATGTGTTATCGAGCTGGATATTGCCGGGGGGAAATTCCTTGCCAAAGCGCGCTTCCTGGCAGAGGCCGGCTGGCGTGCGCTGCTTGGCAGCAAGGAGCGTGATGAAGAAAATGACGGCACGCCACTGCCGGTGGTGGCAAAAGGGGATGCGCTGTTATGCGAGCGCGGAGAAGTGCTGGAAAAACAAACCCAGCCACCGCGCCCCTTCACCGACGCTACGCTGCTGTCGGCCATGACCGGGATAGCACGATTTGTGCAGGATAAAGATCTCAAGAAAGTGCTGCGTGCGACCGATGGTTTAGGCACGGAGGCAACGCGCGCCGGGATTATTGAACTGTTATTTAAGAGAACGTTTCTCTTTAAGAAGGGGCGTTACATTCACTCCAGCCCGGCCGGGCGCGCGTTGATCCACTCTTTGCCAGAGATGGCGGCCCGTCCGGATATGACCGCGCAGTGGGAATCCACCCTGACAAAAATCAGCGAGAAGCAGTGTCGTTATCAGGACTTTATGTCACCTCTGGTAGAAACGTTGCACAGCCTGATCCATCAGGCCCGGCAGCAGCCCGCCGCCCATGCGTTTCGCGGACTGCCGCCTCCGGCATCGGACAAAGTGAAAAAGACCCGTCGTAAAACGACGAAAAAGAAGGAAAGTGAAGCATGA
- a CDS encoding YnjH family protein, with the protein MKRHLTWIFLLGISAPVLAEHYVGSGGGNTDVVVNMPPEVWSRGESNPRPPCQRCCIYDNRNYTEGAVLKSEGVLLQCVRDEDSLGTDNLIWRRVK; encoded by the coding sequence ATGAAACGGCATCTGACGTGGATATTTTTGCTGGGTATAAGTGCGCCGGTACTGGCCGAGCATTATGTCGGTAGCGGGGGGGGAAATACCGATGTGGTGGTGAATATGCCGCCTGAGGTCTGGTCGCGGGGAGAGAGTAACCCACGGCCGCCATGCCAGCGCTGCTGCATCTATGACAACCGTAATTACACCGAAGGGGCGGTACTGAAAAGTGAAGGCGTATTGTTACAGTGCGTGCGCGATGAAGATTCACTGGGCACCGATAACCTTATCTGGCGTAGGGTGAAATAA
- the xthA gene encoding exodeoxyribonuclease III, whose product MKFVSFNINGLRARPHQLQAIVEQHQPDVIGLQETKVHDDMFPLEEVASLGYHVFYHGQKGHYGVAMLCKQQPIAVRRGFEGDDEDAQRRIIMADIPTSDGVITVLNGYFPQGESRDHPTKFPAKEKFYRDLQSYLEQQQKADNQVVIMGDMNISSSDLDIGIGEVNRKRWLRTGKCSFLPEEREWMDRLMNWGLVDTWRAQNAEVNDRFSWFDYRSKGFDDNRGLRIDLILASRPLAGRCVATGIDYDIRAMEKPSDHAPIWAQFSL is encoded by the coding sequence ATGAAATTTGTTTCTTTTAATATCAATGGGCTGCGTGCCCGCCCTCATCAGCTGCAGGCGATTGTTGAACAGCATCAGCCGGATGTTATTGGCCTTCAGGAAACAAAAGTCCATGACGATATGTTTCCCCTGGAAGAGGTGGCCAGTCTTGGCTATCACGTCTTCTATCACGGCCAAAAGGGCCATTACGGCGTAGCGATGTTATGCAAACAGCAGCCGATTGCCGTGCGACGTGGCTTTGAAGGCGACGATGAAGACGCGCAGCGCCGCATTATCATGGCCGATATCCCGACTTCTGACGGGGTGATCACGGTGCTCAACGGCTACTTCCCTCAGGGAGAAAGCCGTGACCATCCGACAAAATTCCCGGCAAAGGAGAAATTCTACCGCGATCTGCAAAGTTACCTCGAGCAGCAGCAGAAAGCCGATAATCAGGTAGTGATTATGGGGGATATGAATATCAGCAGCAGTGACCTGGATATTGGCATCGGTGAAGTCAATCGCAAACGCTGGCTTCGTACCGGGAAATGTTCATTTCTGCCGGAGGAGCGCGAGTGGATGGATCGCCTGATGAACTGGGGATTAGTCGATACCTGGCGCGCGCAGAATGCGGAAGTAAACGATCGTTTTTCCTGGTTCGATTATCGATCAAAGGGCTTTGATGACAATCGCGGGCTGCGCATTGACCTGATACTGGCCAGCAGACCGCTGGCCGGTCGCTGTGTCGCGACCGGAATTGATTACGACATTCGCGCGATGGAAAAGCCCTCGGACCATGCCCCTATCTGGGCGCAGTTCAGCCTGTAA
- a CDS encoding TauD/TfdA family dioxygenase — protein MKNELILSRADQIRGVLPVPIDDFRKRLDDECYIIWKLPQFNAEEITETPVVPSYANYIESKNTDLHGAYLSAHLEAGLWPVVYQGENDGHLIRHVCPMMQAEDKISSQGAKYDFYPHVDNPDLVISGEAASQTLGGCPDTLTLLCLRKQQGVNTSLLKLDQVLSALPADVKNTLSKPLFKIKRPASFAEEALIEGVPVIVKDKGVWYSRFDWHNTIGMTLEAESALEKMRFVTLERDLWFTVPLEPGDAVTFLNQRTMHTRNAFEPRFDGTDRWLLRVFCMKTRPTETQLLEPSHCLHHLRTL, from the coding sequence GTGAAGAATGAACTTATACTGTCAAGAGCCGATCAAATTCGTGGGGTGCTTCCTGTACCCATAGATGATTTCCGAAAGCGACTTGATGACGAATGCTATATTATATGGAAGTTGCCGCAGTTCAACGCAGAAGAAATCACCGAAACACCGGTGGTTCCCTCCTATGCAAATTATATCGAGTCCAAAAATACCGACTTACATGGCGCTTATCTCTCTGCACATTTAGAAGCGGGTCTATGGCCGGTGGTCTATCAGGGTGAAAACGATGGGCACCTGATCCGCCATGTTTGTCCGATGATGCAGGCAGAGGATAAAATCAGCTCGCAGGGGGCCAAATATGATTTTTATCCGCATGTCGATAATCCCGATCTTGTCATAAGCGGAGAGGCAGCTTCCCAGACGCTAGGCGGTTGTCCTGATACCTTAACCCTGCTGTGTTTACGCAAACAACAGGGTGTAAACACCAGCTTGCTGAAACTTGACCAGGTTCTTTCCGCGCTTCCCGCCGATGTCAAAAATACGCTGTCAAAACCCCTTTTTAAGATCAAAAGGCCGGCAAGTTTTGCCGAAGAGGCTTTGATTGAGGGCGTTCCGGTCATCGTAAAAGATAAGGGTGTCTGGTACTCTCGTTTTGACTGGCATAATACTATCGGCATGACGCTTGAAGCGGAATCAGCGCTGGAAAAAATGCGCTTTGTCACGCTAGAACGCGATCTCTGGTTTACCGTTCCCCTCGAGCCCGGCGATGCCGTGACCTTCTTAAATCAAAGAACGATGCACACACGTAATGCTTTTGAACCCCGTTTTGATGGTACGGACCGATGGCTTCTGCGTGTTTTTTGTATGAAAACACGGCCGACGGAAACACAGCTGCTCGAACCTTCTCATTGCCTCCACCATTTACGCACACTATAA